One genomic region from Prionailurus bengalensis isolate Pbe53 chromosome C1, Fcat_Pben_1.1_paternal_pri, whole genome shotgun sequence encodes:
- the DMRTA2 gene encoding doublesex- and mab-3-related transcription factor A2 codes for MELRSELPSVPGAATAAATATGPPVASVASVAAAAAAAASLPVSVAGGLLRAPPLLLRAAEKYPRTPKCARCRNHGVVSALKGHKRYCRWKDCLCAKCTLIAERQRVMAAQVALRRQQAQEENEARELQLLYGTAEGLALAAANGIIPPRPAYEVFGSVCAADGGGPGAGAPAGTGGGTAGSGSSEAKLQKFDLFPKTLLQTGRPGSPQPPPGKPLSPDGADSGPGTSSPEVRPGSGSENGDGESFSGSPLARASKEAGGSCPGSAGPGGGGEEDSPGSASPLGSESGSEADKEEAEAAPAPGLGGGPGPRQRTPLDILTRVFPGHRRGVLELVLQGCGGDVVQAIEQVLNHHRGGLAAGLGPAAPPDKAAVGAVAAAEDAWPGRVDAAAAGGPGLPAPLQAGPAAPPHHRPLLAGAMAPGALGSLSSRSAFSPLQPNASHFGADAGAYPLGAPLGLSPLRLAYSAAAAHSRGLAFMAPYSTAGLVPTLGFRPPMDYAFSDLMRDRSAAAAAVHKEPTYGGGLYGPMVNGAPEKQ; via the exons ATGGAGCTGCGCTCTGAGCTGCCTAGCGTGCCCGGCGCAGCGACGGCGGCGGCGACAGCGACGGGGCCGCCCGTGGCGTCTGTGGCGTCGGTggcagcggcggcggctgcggccgCGTCGCTACCGGTGAGCGTGGCGGGCGGCTTGCTACGAGCGCCGCCGCTGTTGTTGCGGGCGGCGGAGAAGTACCCGCGGACCCCCAAGTGCGCGCGCTGCCGCAACCACGGCGTGGTGTCGGCGCTCAAGGGCCACAAGCGCTACTGCCGCTGGAAGGACTGCCTGTGCGCCAAGTGCACGCTCATCGCGGAGCGCCAGCGCGTCATGGCGGCGCAGGTGGCGCTGCGCAGGCAACAGGCGCAGGAGGAGAACGAGGCGCGCGAGCTACAGCTGCTCTACGGCACTGCCGAGGGCCTAGCGCTGGCCGCCGCCAACGGCATTATCCCGCCGCGACCTGCCTACGAGGTCTTCGGCTCCGTGTGCGCCGCCGACGGCGGGGGGCCGGGAGCAGGAGCGCCCGCAGGGACCGGAGGCGGCACTGCGGGCTCGGGGAGCTCAG aGGCCAAGTTGCAGAAGTTTGACCTGTTCCCCAAGACGCTGCTTCAGACCGGCCGCCCAGGCAGCCCGCAGCCGCCACCGGGGAAGCCCTTATCACCCGACGGCGCAGACTCGGGTCCCGGGACATCTTCTCCGGAGGTGCGGCCGGGCTCGGGCTCTGAGAACGGCGACGGGGAGTCCTTTTCCGGGTCGCCCCTGGCCCGGGCCTCCAAGGAGGCAGGTGGGAGCTGCCCGGGCAGCGCAGGCCCGGGAGGCGGTGGCGAGGAGGACAGCCCGGGCTCCGCCAGCCCTTTGGGCTCCGAATCTGGTTCCGAGGCCGACAAAGAAGAGGCAGAGGCCGCTCCCGCCCCAGGGCTGGGCGGGGGCCCGGGTCCACGGCAGCGGACGCCGCTGGACATCTTGACGCGCGTCTTCCCGGGCCACCGGCGAGGCGTCCTGGAGCTGGTGTTGCAGGGTTGCGGCGGCGACGTGGTGCAGGCCATCGAGCAGGTGCTGAACCACCACCGCGGGGGTCTGGCGGCCGGCCTTGGCCCCGCCGCGCCTCCTGATAAGGCCGCGGTGGGTGCGGTAGCAGCTGCGGAAGACGCGTGGCCGGGCCGCGTTGATGCCGCCGCTGCCGGGGGGCCGGGGCTGCCCGCGCCGCTGCAGGCCGGCCCCGCTGCCCCTCCGCACCATAGACCTTTGCTGGCCGGCGCCATGGCGCCTGGGGCGCTGGGCTCGCTGAGCAGCCGCTCGGCCTTCTCGCCACTGCAGCCCAACGCTAGTCACTTCGGCGCCGACGCCGGCGCCTACCCACTGGGCGCGCCGCTCGGCCTCAGCCCCCTGCGCCTGGCCTATTCGGCGGCAGCGGCGCACAGCCGTGGCCTGGCCTTCATGGCTCCCTACTCGACCGCGGGTCTAGTACCCACACTCGGCTTCCGCCCGCCCATGGACTACGCCTTCAGCGACCTCATGCGCGACCGCTCGGCCGCCGCCGCTGCGGTGCACAAGGAACCCACCTACGGCGGCGGCCTGTACGGGCCTATGGTCAACGGCGCCCCAGAGAAGCAGTAG